Proteins encoded by one window of Desulfovibrio ferrophilus:
- the glpA gene encoding anaerobic glycerol-3-phosphate dehydrogenase subunit A — protein MNTTVLIIGAGATGTGIARDLALRGVPCLVVERRDVNAGASGGNHGLLHSGGRYVLSDPEAAAECRDEGALLKRLAPQCIDDCGGLFVAVDGDDETFAHDFPSLCEQSGVPCREVSPSRARELEPALSDRIVAAFEVDDASVDPFMLSLDNLAQAISLGAQVRRNALVTGFDRTNGRIGRVQLLDETTGTPFTVEAEQVVIAAGAWTGPLARMAGAEITVLCSQGTLAITQDRITRRVVNRLRPPADADILVPGGTVSILGTTSVRIDSPKLCRPTVAEVDRMIDDARAMIPVLETTRYMRAYAGVRPLVSHGEAGDDRAVSRGFDLIDHSRYGVDNCVTITGGKLTTFRLMAERATDLICQKLKVDAPCLTRSAPLPASPKGRWTRAGESARAWVDRLRRRDVILCECEMVSRDTVTAIVDEMGDMRGRSTLTAIGLRSRVGKGPCQGGFCGPRVTAHLYDIDKLSGQQGLTELRRFIERRWRGKAPVLWGTDLMQAELQEALHCAVFELELANPEAGPTETAHAASSTEPEGEQS, from the coding sequence ATGAACACAACGGTATTGATCATCGGCGCTGGTGCAACAGGAACCGGCATCGCAAGAGACCTCGCCCTGCGTGGAGTACCCTGTCTGGTGGTCGAACGGCGGGATGTGAATGCCGGAGCCTCGGGGGGCAACCACGGCCTGCTGCACAGCGGTGGCCGTTACGTCCTCTCGGACCCCGAAGCCGCCGCCGAATGCCGTGACGAAGGCGCACTCCTGAAACGTTTGGCCCCACAATGCATCGATGACTGTGGGGGACTATTCGTAGCCGTTGATGGCGACGATGAAACCTTTGCCCACGACTTTCCCTCCCTCTGCGAACAAAGCGGCGTCCCCTGCCGCGAAGTCAGTCCCTCCCGCGCCCGGGAACTGGAACCCGCCCTGTCAGATCGAATCGTTGCCGCCTTTGAGGTGGATGACGCCAGCGTCGACCCGTTCATGCTTTCCCTGGACAATCTGGCCCAGGCCATCAGCCTGGGGGCACAGGTCCGGCGTAATGCCCTGGTCACCGGCTTCGACCGCACGAACGGACGCATCGGCCGCGTACAACTTTTGGACGAAACCACGGGAACTCCATTTACCGTTGAAGCCGAACAGGTCGTCATCGCCGCGGGGGCCTGGACCGGCCCCCTGGCCCGCATGGCCGGGGCAGAAATCACTGTGCTCTGCTCTCAGGGGACCCTGGCCATCACCCAGGACCGCATCACCCGACGCGTGGTCAACCGCCTGCGCCCCCCAGCGGATGCCGACATTCTTGTCCCCGGAGGCACGGTCTCCATTCTGGGCACCACCTCGGTACGCATCGATTCGCCCAAGCTCTGCCGTCCGACCGTGGCCGAGGTGGACCGCATGATCGACGATGCCCGCGCCATGATTCCCGTGCTGGAAACCACCCGCTACATGCGCGCCTATGCCGGGGTACGCCCGCTGGTCTCCCATGGTGAAGCCGGGGACGACCGCGCCGTGAGCCGGGGCTTCGACTTGATCGATCACAGCCGCTACGGGGTGGACAATTGCGTGACCATCACCGGTGGCAAACTGACCACCTTCCGCCTGATGGCCGAACGCGCCACGGACCTTATCTGCCAGAAGCTCAAGGTCGACGCGCCCTGCCTGACCCGTAGCGCCCCGCTGCCCGCGTCGCCCAAGGGCCGCTGGACCCGGGCCGGGGAATCGGCACGAGCCTGGGTGGACCGTCTGCGGCGGCGCGACGTAATCCTGTGCGAATGCGAAATGGTCTCACGCGATACCGTCACGGCCATTGTCGATGAAATGGGCGACATGCGCGGACGTTCGACCCTCACAGCCATCGGCCTGCGCAGCCGGGTGGGCAAAGGCCCCTGTCAGGGCGGATTCTGCGGCCCGCGCGTCACCGCGCACCTCTACGACATCGACAAACTTTCCGGGCAGCAGGGCCTTACCGAACTCAGACGATTCATCGAGCGCCGCTGGCGTGGCAAGGCACCGGTACTCTGGGGCACGGACCTGATGCAGGCCGAATTACAGGAGGCCCTGCACTGTGCGGTCTTCGAGCTGGAGCTTGCCAACCCCGAAGCCGGGCCAACGGAAACGGCACATGCCGCTTCCAGCACCGAGCCTGAAGGGGAACAATCATGA
- the glpB gene encoding glycerol-3-phosphate dehydrogenase subunit GlpB, protein MSNTETSYDLMVIGAGMAGMAAALFASSRGLSVGLAGSVGGIDFSTGLIDLMAVHPLKDQRLWDDPWACIQALRGHSPQHPYALLEPESMSRAIDEFCSFLADMGMPMEGHTHKNTRILTAMGTAKHTFRAPRSMWAGAEALRSKAPCLLVDFHGLKGFSAAQIREVAGADWPGLRTKRIDFPGWKEELYPDHMATALHAPELRRILAEAVRPHLKGEQFVGFPALLGREQAEAVRADLEDLLGTRIFEIPTMPPSLAGSRLRAAFDRGLPPRGVRLYSQRMVLSQEALNDGGFRLRLGKERPETTIRAKAVILGTGRFFGKGLVAERGQIREPVFGLPVHQPVKREYWHSQDFYDPQGHELNQAGIETDSSLRPLDEHGKAAHPHLFATGSILAHQDWMRQKCGAGLAITTALKAVESAHDCLRTAPLSRDTTKETSSDMAELGKAVKA, encoded by the coding sequence ATGAGCAACACTGAAACCAGCTACGATCTCATGGTCATCGGCGCGGGCATGGCGGGTATGGCGGCTGCGCTGTTCGCCTCGAGCCGGGGACTCTCCGTAGGACTGGCCGGGTCCGTGGGTGGTATCGATTTCAGCACCGGACTCATCGACCTGATGGCCGTACATCCCTTAAAGGACCAACGTCTCTGGGACGATCCATGGGCCTGCATCCAGGCCCTGCGCGGGCACAGCCCGCAGCACCCCTACGCCCTGCTGGAGCCCGAATCCATGAGCCGGGCCATTGACGAGTTCTGTTCATTCCTGGCTGACATGGGCATGCCCATGGAAGGCCACACCCACAAAAACACACGCATCCTGACGGCCATGGGCACGGCCAAGCACACCTTCCGCGCACCGCGTTCCATGTGGGCCGGAGCCGAGGCTCTGCGCAGCAAGGCCCCCTGCCTGCTGGTGGACTTTCACGGGTTAAAGGGCTTTTCCGCTGCCCAGATCCGGGAAGTGGCCGGAGCCGACTGGCCCGGCCTACGGACCAAGCGCATCGATTTTCCCGGCTGGAAGGAAGAGCTCTACCCCGATCATATGGCCACGGCCCTGCACGCCCCCGAACTGCGCCGCATCCTGGCCGAAGCCGTGCGCCCGCATCTGAAAGGGGAACAATTCGTGGGCTTCCCTGCACTGCTTGGCCGCGAACAGGCCGAGGCCGTTCGCGCCGACCTTGAAGACCTACTTGGCACACGGATATTCGAAATCCCCACCATGCCTCCGTCCCTGGCCGGGTCGCGCCTACGCGCAGCCTTTGACCGGGGCTTGCCTCCACGCGGGGTGCGCCTGTATTCCCAACGCATGGTCCTGTCGCAGGAGGCGTTGAACGACGGAGGCTTCCGACTGCGTCTGGGCAAGGAACGCCCCGAGACCACGATCCGCGCCAAGGCGGTGATCCTGGGCACGGGCCGCTTCTTCGGCAAGGGTCTTGTGGCTGAACGCGGACAGATCCGCGAACCGGTTTTCGGGCTGCCCGTGCACCAACCCGTCAAACGTGAGTACTGGCACAGCCAGGATTTTTACGATCCACAGGGTCACGAACTGAACCAGGCGGGCATCGAGACAGACAGCTCTCTTCGCCCTCTGGATGAACACGGCAAAGCCGCGCATCCGCACCTCTTCGCCACCGGGTCCATCCTGGCCCACCAGGACTGGATGCGTCAGAAATGTGGGGCAGGGCTAGCCATCACCACGGCGCTGAAGGCCGTGGAATCGGCCCATGATTGTTTACGCACCGCACCCCTGAGCCGTGACACTACAAAGGAAACGAGCTCTGACATGGCTGAATTGGGCAAGGCGGTGAAGGCATGA
- a CDS encoding 4Fe-4S dicluster domain-containing protein → MTFFDTGLLLSLTAAALGLIWKILGWLRLTVAPAPRPGMGARLAALGKGLLRSLAPCAAARWLRALIVDGLLQRRIASNGFYRWLMHMLIFTGFMGLLIMHGMDELTSELWFSDYAPTLDPFQWLRNLFGVLALTGLGIAAWRRLSQPRVKRTTGLQDWVLIALLAGIMLSGVGLEASKIISPHVFDSMVEDYLGSDDEAEINALRLLWADEYGVVFPVAPPRSDEALAQGRELNEESCVYCHSRPSSAFASYPLAKAVAPLGNILNNLRADLLFYYLHVGLCFLGLVLLPWGKFMHPLSAPINLTLRRGRTTSDTASAAPALADALRPIGMDACTHCGACSEHCSVAPSFMALGTPDILPSEKLGALKRHAAGRLDAPARRAFAEGSQICTECLRCTTVCPSGIDLQDLWMQSKARLRITGPHEPHAVLQQRPTRHWAKTLRSLPPALAEASRSVKICDNRDSFWGCVQCTTCTSVCPVVASSEAPARELDLTPQQIMNMLRMGLKEEAMGAEMVWSCVTCYKCQENCPQGVRVADVLYELRTLAWARLREHPEAWDEAGTSPGHEPETQGGEA, encoded by the coding sequence ATGACCTTTTTCGATACCGGCCTGCTCCTCTCCCTGACAGCGGCGGCCCTTGGCCTGATCTGGAAAATTCTCGGCTGGCTAAGATTGACCGTTGCCCCCGCACCGCGCCCAGGCATGGGCGCCCGGCTTGCCGCTCTCGGCAAAGGACTGTTGCGCAGCCTCGCCCCCTGTGCCGCTGCACGCTGGCTTCGCGCCCTGATCGTGGACGGGCTTTTGCAAAGACGCATCGCAAGCAACGGATTCTACCGCTGGCTGATGCACATGCTCATCTTCACGGGCTTCATGGGTCTTCTCATCATGCACGGCATGGATGAACTGACCAGCGAGCTCTGGTTTTCGGACTACGCCCCGACCTTGGACCCGTTCCAATGGCTGCGAAACCTGTTCGGCGTGCTGGCCCTGACCGGGCTGGGCATCGCGGCCTGGCGGCGTCTCTCGCAACCCCGGGTCAAACGCACCACAGGCCTGCAGGATTGGGTACTCATCGCTCTGCTCGCGGGCATCATGCTCTCTGGCGTGGGCCTGGAAGCCTCCAAGATCATCTCACCGCACGTATTCGACTCCATGGTCGAGGACTACCTCGGCTCCGATGACGAGGCGGAGATCAATGCCCTGCGCCTGCTCTGGGCCGACGAATACGGGGTGGTCTTCCCCGTGGCCCCGCCACGCTCTGACGAGGCCCTGGCCCAAGGCCGCGAACTGAACGAAGAAAGCTGCGTCTACTGTCATTCGCGCCCCTCATCGGCCTTTGCGTCTTACCCACTGGCCAAGGCCGTGGCCCCGCTGGGCAACATCCTGAACAACCTGCGGGCGGACCTGCTCTTCTATTACCTGCATGTGGGCCTGTGTTTTCTGGGGCTGGTGCTGCTGCCATGGGGCAAATTCATGCACCCACTGTCCGCCCCCATCAACCTGACCCTGCGCCGAGGCAGGACCACAAGCGACACGGCCAGCGCTGCTCCGGCCCTGGCTGATGCACTGCGCCCCATAGGCATGGACGCCTGCACCCATTGCGGAGCCTGTAGCGAGCATTGTTCCGTGGCCCCGTCCTTCATGGCGCTGGGCACGCCGGACATCCTGCCCTCGGAAAAGCTCGGCGCCCTCAAACGCCACGCCGCTGGGCGGCTCGATGCCCCGGCTCGGCGCGCCTTTGCCGAGGGCAGTCAGATCTGTACCGAATGTTTGCGTTGCACCACGGTCTGCCCCTCGGGCATCGATCTTCAGGATCTGTGGATGCAGTCCAAGGCGCGACTGCGCATAACCGGACCGCACGAACCCCACGCCGTGCTTCAACAGCGCCCAACCCGACACTGGGCCAAAACCCTGCGCTCCCTGCCACCCGCTTTGGCTGAAGCTTCGCGTAGCGTAAAAATCTGTGACAATCGGGACTCGTTCTGGGGCTGTGTGCAGTGCACCACCTGCACCAGCGTCTGCCCGGTGGTCGCCAGCAGCGAGGCCCCGGCCCGCGAGCTGGACCTGACCCCGCAGCAAATCATGAACATGCTACGCATGGGCCTGAAAGAAGAGGCCATGGGCGCGGAAATGGTCTGGAGCTGCGTGACCTGCTACAAATGCCAGGAAAACTGCCCGCAGGGCGTGCGCGTAGCCGACGTGCTCTACGAACTGCGCACCCTGGCCTGGGCGCGGCTGCGCGAACATCCCGAGGCCTGGGACGAGGCCGGAACCAGCCCCGGGCATGAGCCCGAAACCCAAGGGGGCGAGGCATGA
- a CDS encoding CoB--CoM heterodisulfide reductase iron-sulfur subunit B family protein, protein MRYAYFPGCKIPHHLPAYGQAVTALCDALKIDLAPLEFNCCGDPVRHRSFEAWALSAGRNLALAHGAGLPIMTPCKCCFGSLKHAAYWLRENHDLRAEVNATLSNEGLILPEEPQVFHLLTVLDQDVPPDELAARAGGRLCGLRVAAHYGCHALRPGNVTNFDDPLNPTIFERLLRRVGVTPVPWDLRLECCGHPLRGKRDKFSKALKERKLTDARQAGAQILATACTYCQMQFADNENGQPSAQEQTAVAAQDINNPPGNPPTAMLAAQLIGLGIGLSPEEVGLTKLPAPLVHPSSLGHEEHTRKITDGEPITANDSNATGR, encoded by the coding sequence ATGAGATACGCGTATTTCCCGGGCTGCAAAATCCCCCATCATCTACCCGCCTACGGTCAGGCCGTAACCGCCCTGTGCGACGCCCTGAAGATCGATCTCGCACCGCTGGAGTTCAATTGCTGCGGCGACCCTGTGCGCCACCGCAGCTTCGAGGCCTGGGCCCTGTCCGCCGGACGCAATCTGGCCCTGGCCCATGGCGCGGGCCTGCCCATCATGACCCCCTGCAAATGCTGCTTTGGTTCCTTGAAGCACGCGGCCTACTGGCTGCGCGAGAACCACGATCTGCGCGCCGAAGTGAACGCAACACTGTCCAACGAAGGGCTGATCCTGCCCGAGGAGCCGCAGGTGTTCCACCTGCTCACGGTGCTGGACCAGGACGTGCCGCCCGACGAACTGGCCGCCCGCGCCGGGGGCAGACTCTGCGGGCTGCGCGTGGCGGCACATTACGGCTGCCATGCACTGCGTCCGGGCAACGTCACTAATTTCGACGATCCCCTGAACCCCACCATCTTTGAGCGTCTGCTGCGCCGGGTGGGAGTCACACCCGTACCGTGGGACCTGCGCCTGGAATGCTGCGGGCACCCCCTGCGTGGCAAGCGCGACAAGTTCTCCAAAGCGCTCAAGGAGCGCAAACTGACCGACGCCCGCCAAGCCGGAGCACAGATATTGGCCACGGCCTGCACCTATTGTCAGATGCAGTTTGCCGACAATGAGAATGGGCAACCCTCCGCGCAAGAGCAAACCGCAGTGGCTGCACAGGACATAAACAACCCACCGGGCAATCCCCCCACAGCCATGCTCGCCGCACAGCTCATCGGGCTGGGCATCGGACTGTCACCCGAGGAAGTAGGACTCACCAAACTGCCCGCGCCTCTTGTCCATCCCTCGTCCTTGGGGCATGAAGAACACACTAGAAAGATCACGGACGGTGAGCCGATCACCGCAAACGATAGCAATGCCACAGGCAGATGA
- the glpK gene encoding glycerol kinase GlpK — MAQQYIGAVDQGTTSSRFIIFDKKGRIKAVDQKEHKQIFPKPGWVEHDPMEIWKNTGEVIQGALRKAGLKGSDLAAIGITNQRETTVVWDRSTGKPFYNAIVWQCTRTHDICKQLIANGGQDRFRATTGLPVATYFSGPKIKWIMDNVPEAAHAMADGSAIVGTMETWIIWWLTGGPRGGAHVTDVTNASRTMLMDLTSLDWDNNILGELGIPRECLPRIVPSSDGESWGPTMEDGPLGARVPVCGALGDQQAALVGQACFDIGQAKNTYGTGCFLLMNTGNTPVPSTQGLITTVGYQMSGEKPFYCLEGSIAIAGALVQWLRDNLGLIQNAAEVEELAAKVDDNGGVYIVPAFQGLFAPYWRPDARGVMCGLTRYATKHHIARAVLEANAYQTRDIVQAMNRDSGTDLTSLKVDGGMVANNLLMQFQSDILDVPVIRPKVSETTCLGAAYAAGLAVGYWGSLDELRQNWAEDRTWQPAMEADARAEACHGWEKAVQRTFDWVE, encoded by the coding sequence ATGGCACAGCAATACATCGGCGCGGTGGATCAGGGCACCACCAGCAGCCGCTTCATCATCTTCGACAAGAAAGGCCGTATCAAAGCCGTGGACCAGAAGGAACACAAGCAGATCTTCCCCAAACCCGGCTGGGTCGAGCACGATCCCATGGAGATCTGGAAAAATACCGGCGAGGTCATCCAGGGCGCACTGCGCAAGGCCGGCCTCAAGGGCTCGGATCTGGCAGCCATCGGCATCACCAACCAGCGTGAGACCACCGTGGTCTGGGACCGCAGCACGGGCAAACCGTTCTACAACGCCATTGTCTGGCAGTGCACGCGCACCCACGATATCTGCAAACAGCTCATCGCCAATGGCGGGCAGGACCGCTTCCGCGCCACCACGGGCCTGCCCGTGGCCACCTATTTCAGCGGCCCCAAGATCAAGTGGATCATGGACAATGTGCCCGAGGCGGCCCACGCCATGGCCGACGGCAGCGCCATTGTCGGAACCATGGAAACCTGGATCATCTGGTGGCTGACCGGCGGTCCTAGGGGCGGCGCACATGTAACCGACGTGACCAACGCCAGCCGGACCATGCTCATGGACCTCACGTCCCTGGATTGGGACAACAACATTCTGGGTGAACTGGGTATCCCGCGCGAGTGTCTGCCGCGCATCGTGCCCTCGTCGGACGGCGAATCCTGGGGCCCGACCATGGAAGACGGCCCTCTGGGCGCGCGTGTGCCCGTGTGCGGAGCGCTGGGCGACCAGCAGGCGGCCCTGGTGGGTCAGGCCTGCTTCGACATCGGTCAGGCCAAGAATACATACGGTACAGGCTGCTTCCTGCTCATGAACACCGGCAACACGCCCGTGCCCTCCACACAAGGCTTGATCACCACCGTGGGCTACCAGATGAGTGGGGAGAAACCCTTCTATTGTCTGGAAGGTTCCATCGCCATCGCAGGCGCCCTGGTGCAATGGCTGCGCGACAACCTGGGCCTGATCCAGAACGCAGCCGAGGTGGAGGAACTGGCAGCCAAGGTGGACGACAACGGCGGGGTCTACATCGTGCCTGCCTTCCAGGGGCTGTTCGCCCCTTACTGGCGGCCCGACGCCCGCGGCGTGATGTGCGGATTGACCCGCTACGCCACCAAGCACCATATCGCCCGCGCCGTGCTGGAGGCCAATGCCTATCAGACCCGCGACATCGTGCAGGCCATGAACCGCGATTCGGGCACGGACCTGACCAGCCTGAAGGTGGACGGCGGCATGGTGGCCAACAACCTGCTGATGCAGTTCCAGTCGGACATTCTGGACGTGCCAGTGATCCGGCCCAAGGTCTCGGAAACCACCTGCCTGGGTGCGGCCTACGCTGCCGGACTGGCCGTGGGCTACTGGGGAAGCCTGGACGAACTCAGGCAGAACTGGGCCGAGGACCGCACCTGGCAACCCGCCATGGAAGCCGATGCCCGCGCCGAGGCCTGCCACGGATGGGAAAAGGCCGTGCAGCGGACCTTTGACTGGGTGGAGTAG
- a CDS encoding DUF2628 domain-containing protein: MSKKTDAINLLYLEPDQESIRKDLAHFFGPRSEHFLKIYEKKKAAKEPGHFAMTFSWVTFLTGFVWFFYRKMYLFGAITIILPVGLSLAMEAMGIKDPGSSAMTIAFALFAKQFYINKALEHLVKANEMGIFGDERDAYLKSAGGTSSIAGGIALFCFLLIITAVLLTVIGNGGGGTM; the protein is encoded by the coding sequence ATGTCCAAAAAGACGGACGCCATCAATCTGCTCTACCTGGAACCAGACCAGGAGAGCATTCGCAAGGATCTGGCCCACTTTTTCGGGCCTCGTAGTGAACACTTCCTGAAAATCTACGAGAAGAAAAAAGCCGCCAAAGAACCAGGCCATTTCGCCATGACATTCAGTTGGGTCACCTTCCTGACAGGCTTCGTCTGGTTCTTCTATCGCAAGATGTACCTCTTTGGAGCAATAACCATCATTCTTCCTGTGGGTCTCTCACTTGCGATGGAAGCCATGGGAATCAAGGACCCCGGTTCGTCGGCAATGACCATAGCCTTCGCACTCTTTGCCAAGCAATTTTATATCAACAAGGCCCTGGAACACCTGGTCAAGGCCAACGAGATGGGAATCTTCGGTGATGAACGCGACGCCTATCTGAAGTCTGCCGGAGGCACCTCCAGTATTGCAGGCGGCATTGCACTGTTCTGCTTCCTGCTGATCATCACCGCCGTTCTCCTGACCGTCATTGGCAACGGTGGCGGAGGTACCATGTAG
- a CDS encoding radical SAM protein, with translation MLNGVHILLSYTCLYQCDHCFLHCSPGSEGAFSLAQFTELLDQAAALKTVRKISIEGGEPFLFYPIMLRGIEYAHKLGFETEVISNGYWAQDSEDAKAWLKPLVEAGLSTLNVSDDELHHGEASPSPAKAALQAAQELGIAQQAFTIESPKTIETTKYERGRGAPIVGGGVRFRGRAVEKLTNGLPLTYWREFTECTDEDFGMPGRVHIDAYGHVQLCQGISIGNVWERPLAEVMSAYNPEDHPICGPLMQGGPTRLAQKYGLDHKKGFSEGYVDACHLCYQVRKALLDTFPIHLAPLQAYGA, from the coding sequence ATGCTTAACGGTGTTCACATACTCCTCAGCTACACATGCCTCTATCAGTGCGACCATTGCTTTCTGCACTGTTCGCCCGGCTCGGAAGGCGCGTTCAGCCTGGCCCAGTTCACGGAATTATTGGATCAGGCCGCTGCACTGAAGACCGTGCGCAAGATTTCCATCGAGGGCGGCGAACCCTTCCTGTTCTATCCGATCATGCTGCGCGGCATCGAGTATGCGCACAAGCTCGGGTTCGAAACCGAAGTCATCAGCAACGGCTACTGGGCGCAGGACAGCGAGGACGCCAAGGCTTGGCTGAAACCGCTGGTCGAGGCCGGGTTGAGTACCCTGAACGTCAGTGACGATGAGCTCCACCATGGCGAAGCCAGCCCCTCACCAGCCAAGGCCGCACTCCAGGCCGCCCAAGAACTGGGCATTGCCCAACAGGCCTTTACCATCGAGTCGCCAAAAACGATCGAGACCACTAAATATGAAAGGGGTAGAGGTGCCCCCATTGTGGGAGGCGGGGTCCGGTTCCGGGGCCGGGCGGTAGAGAAACTGACCAATGGCTTGCCCCTGACCTATTGGCGGGAATTCACCGAGTGCACGGATGAAGACTTTGGCATGCCAGGGCGCGTGCACATTGATGCTTACGGCCACGTGCAACTCTGCCAGGGCATCTCCATCGGCAATGTATGGGAACGCCCCCTGGCCGAAGTCATGAGCGCATACAATCCCGAAGATCACCCCATCTGTGGTCCACTGATGCAAGGTGGGCCGACAAGGTTGGCCCAAAAATACGGACTGGATCACAAGAAGGGATTTTCGGAGGGCTATGTGGACGCCTGCCACCTCTGCTATCAGGTGCGCAAGGCATTGCTGGACACGTTCCCCATCCATCTCGCCCCACTCCAAGCTTACGGGGCATAG
- a CDS encoding succinylglutamate desuccinylase/aspartoacylase family protein, with protein MAQASIELAGQVIAPGQKATVLLPVAETYLRQDARMPVHVFHGRRPGPRLFVCAAIHGDELNGIEVVRRLTSLKRLSSMAGTLFAVPVVNLYGFMGNSRYLPDRRDLNRFFPGAKGGSLASELAQVLFKNVVSYCDYGIDLHTGSNHRRNLPHLRGDMSDPEVLAMARAFGAPLALESPGAKGSLRGAAVAKGVKMLTYEAGEALRLDEVSIKAGVRGLTSVMEHLGMLSTRKRSVRSSLTMQVALNSSWVRATMSGLLQSRVKLGQLVSKDQILGFIHDPFGTQSLELTSPRQGVVIGLQSLPSVYKGDALVHLGSFEAPAKAEALVDEFSELMNQDSGLA; from the coding sequence ATGGCACAGGCATCAATTGAATTGGCGGGGCAGGTGATTGCTCCGGGGCAGAAGGCCACGGTGCTCTTGCCCGTGGCGGAGACCTATCTGCGCCAGGACGCAAGAATGCCCGTGCATGTCTTCCACGGCAGGCGGCCTGGCCCCCGGCTTTTTGTCTGCGCTGCCATTCATGGGGATGAATTGAATGGCATCGAGGTTGTGCGCAGGCTGACAAGCCTGAAGCGTTTATCCTCCATGGCGGGAACCCTGTTTGCCGTGCCCGTAGTTAATCTCTACGGGTTTATGGGCAACTCGCGTTATCTGCCCGATCGGCGGGACTTGAATCGGTTTTTCCCAGGGGCCAAGGGTGGTTCGCTAGCGTCGGAACTGGCGCAGGTCTTGTTCAAGAATGTGGTGAGTTATTGCGATTACGGGATCGATCTGCACACCGGCTCTAACCATCGACGCAATCTGCCCCATTTGCGGGGTGACATGTCCGACCCCGAGGTCCTGGCCATGGCCCGGGCTTTTGGTGCGCCTCTGGCGTTGGAGTCGCCCGGTGCCAAGGGCTCGCTGCGGGGTGCTGCAGTGGCCAAGGGCGTGAAGATGCTGACTTACGAAGCCGGTGAGGCCCTGCGTCTGGATGAAGTGTCCATCAAGGCCGGAGTGCGAGGGTTGACCTCGGTCATGGAACACCTGGGGATGCTGTCCACCAGGAAAAGGTCTGTGCGCAGTTCCCTAACCATGCAGGTGGCATTGAACAGTTCCTGGGTCCGGGCCACGATGAGCGGCCTGCTCCAGTCTCGGGTTAAGCTGGGCCAGTTGGTAAGCAAGGACCAGATTCTGGGCTTCATTCATGATCCGTTCGGTACCCAGTCACTTGAGCTGACGTCCCCTCGGCAAGGGGTGGTCATTGGCTTGCAGTCATTGCCTTCGGTCTACAAAGGCGACGCACTGGTTCATTTGGGCAGCTTTGAGGCCCCGGCAAAGGCCGAAGCCCTGGTGGACGAGTTCTCGGAACTGATGAATCAGGACAGCGGTTTGGCCTGA